In one Corallococcus sp. EGB genomic region, the following are encoded:
- a CDS encoding DHA2 family efflux MFS transporter permease subunit, translated as MRIEKEMSVTATASTAPSSTPSIRGSRLASIAVASALFMEFLDSTALSTALPTLSVAFGTDPVHLKLALTSYILALAVLAPASGWIADRFGPRRVFMTAMVVFLAGSVLCGFSRTLAQLVAFRTLQGLGGALMTPVGRLIVVNSAPREKLVSAMSWFTMPALVGPLLGPPLAGFILGVADWPWIFFINVPVGVLGMWAVARFVPPLKQPDPGPFDTKGFAIAVVAITALMGAAETVGIGLVSWPVQVGISLVAVGALASYVRHALRTPRPVLNLRLFQVDTFRASMVGGALVRIGLGATPFLLPLLFQVALGWGPLEAGLVTIGTGLGAFACKPVAPALIRRVGFRQTLIASNLLTAALTAVPAFFGHGTSIPVIIGALVCSGFMRSLQFTATNTVAYADIPKEAVSNASTIAVVTQQMALSVGISFGGLMLHVARGGGDVRLTPDRFLLPFLAIGVVSSLAGPLFRRLRPDAGQHIGGRAAARG; from the coding sequence ATGCGCATAGAAAAGGAGATGTCCGTTACCGCGACTGCCTCCACCGCACCGTCCAGCACCCCCTCCATTCGAGGCTCCCGGCTGGCATCCATCGCGGTGGCCAGCGCGCTGTTCATGGAGTTCCTGGACTCCACGGCGCTGTCCACCGCGCTGCCCACACTGTCCGTGGCGTTCGGCACCGACCCCGTCCACCTCAAGCTGGCGCTGACGTCGTACATCCTGGCCCTGGCCGTGCTCGCGCCCGCGAGCGGGTGGATCGCCGACCGCTTCGGTCCGCGCCGCGTCTTCATGACCGCCATGGTCGTGTTCCTCGCGGGCTCCGTGCTGTGCGGCTTCTCGAGGACGCTCGCGCAGCTCGTGGCCTTCCGCACCCTGCAGGGGCTGGGCGGCGCGCTGATGACGCCCGTGGGACGGCTCATCGTCGTCAACTCGGCGCCGCGCGAGAAGCTGGTGTCCGCGATGAGCTGGTTCACCATGCCCGCGCTGGTGGGGCCGCTCCTGGGGCCGCCGCTGGCGGGCTTCATCCTGGGTGTCGCGGACTGGCCGTGGATCTTCTTCATCAACGTGCCGGTGGGCGTGCTGGGCATGTGGGCCGTGGCGCGCTTCGTGCCGCCGCTGAAGCAGCCGGACCCGGGCCCCTTCGACACGAAGGGCTTCGCCATCGCCGTGGTCGCCATCACCGCGCTGATGGGCGCGGCGGAGACGGTGGGCATCGGCCTGGTGTCGTGGCCCGTGCAGGTGGGCATCTCACTGGTGGCGGTGGGCGCGCTCGCCTCCTACGTGCGGCACGCGCTGCGCACGCCGCGCCCGGTGCTCAACCTGCGCCTGTTCCAGGTGGACACCTTCCGCGCCAGCATGGTGGGCGGCGCGCTGGTGCGCATCGGCCTGGGCGCGACGCCCTTCCTCCTGCCGCTGCTCTTCCAGGTGGCCCTGGGCTGGGGGCCGCTGGAGGCGGGGCTCGTCACCATCGGGACGGGGCTGGGCGCCTTCGCATGCAAGCCGGTGGCACCCGCGCTCATCCGCCGCGTGGGCTTCCGCCAGACGCTCATCGCCTCCAACCTGCTGACCGCCGCGCTGACGGCGGTGCCCGCCTTCTTCGGACACGGCACGTCCATCCCGGTCATCATCGGCGCGCTCGTGTGCAGCGGCTTCATGCGCTCCTTGCAGTTCACCGCCACCAACACGGTGGCCTACGCGGACATCCCCAAGGAGGCGGTGAGCAACGCCTCCACCATCGCGGTGGTGACGCAGCAGATGGCGCTGAGCGTGGGCATCAGCTTCGGTGGCCTGATGCTGCACGTGGCGCGAGGCGGCGGAGACGTGCGCCTCACGCCGGACCGCTTCCTCCTGCCGTTCCTCGCCATCGGCGTCGTGTCGTCGCTGGCCGGGCCGCTCTTCCGCCGGCTGCGTCCGGACGCGGGCCAGCACATCGGTGGCCGGGCCGCGGCGCGCGGCTGA
- a CDS encoding sialidase family protein, with protein sequence MGWAALTGLLLAGMTAATPPSAVPVRGGNALTLPAHRHIVRVSRSEGSVLLAAVQQGGQDGHGLRLFRSDNGGSSWKQEGIIHDGSTYDRADLVAVGKDVALVYAVETPDSQGISGSTSRDVYFQWWRYSASKNHWLPDRPVRVFDSTSSSTAYYRAELARDSKGRFWVQAFLREKDASNTLVISVSSDGGSTFRTQSALARDIPKRGGGRLISLGSRLMMLWSSHDGRDTTHYRIRDDSAAVSSWSSTRTAFSDGIYHGAAMSAVADGKGGLHLVYKDNSERLLYRRFDGNAFGSPVKVLEDGDWASQPALVRMGSSLYLFYNQPRSDGTGYRLWVRALSSSGKPGAGKELASVSGFAGYPAAPDVLPSGVPLMCFFGIEPSSGSSDRLSFFSINASSLKSRSVAAKQALAGDEDDARFAASGGSGFEPPQDPGALASAATSPAQQAMAAGCGGGSAMLAVGVTFFLMERGRRRRTRLLPG encoded by the coding sequence ATGGGTTGGGCGGCACTCACAGGGCTCCTGCTCGCGGGCATGACGGCGGCGACCCCGCCTTCGGCCGTCCCGGTGCGGGGGGGCAACGCGCTGACGCTGCCCGCGCACCGGCACATCGTGCGCGTGTCCCGCAGCGAGGGCTCCGTGCTGCTCGCGGCCGTGCAGCAGGGCGGGCAGGACGGGCACGGCCTGCGGCTGTTCCGCAGCGACAACGGCGGCAGCAGCTGGAAGCAGGAGGGCATCATCCACGACGGCTCCACCTACGACCGCGCGGACCTGGTGGCGGTGGGCAAGGACGTGGCGCTCGTCTACGCGGTGGAGACGCCGGACAGCCAGGGCATCAGTGGCTCCACGTCCCGCGACGTGTACTTCCAGTGGTGGCGCTACAGCGCGTCCAAGAACCACTGGCTCCCGGACAGGCCCGTGCGCGTCTTCGACTCCACCAGCTCCAGCACCGCGTACTACCGCGCGGAGCTGGCGCGCGACTCGAAGGGCCGCTTCTGGGTGCAGGCCTTCTTGCGGGAGAAGGACGCGAGCAACACGCTGGTCATCTCCGTGAGCAGCGACGGCGGCTCCACCTTCCGCACGCAGTCCGCGCTCGCGCGTGACATCCCGAAGCGCGGCGGTGGGCGGCTGATCAGCCTGGGCAGCCGGCTGATGATGCTGTGGAGCTCACACGACGGCCGCGACACCACGCACTACCGCATCCGTGATGACAGCGCGGCTGTGTCCAGCTGGTCCTCCACGCGCACCGCCTTCTCCGACGGCATCTACCACGGGGCCGCGATGAGCGCGGTGGCGGACGGGAAGGGCGGCCTGCACCTGGTCTACAAGGACAACTCCGAACGGCTCCTGTACCGCCGCTTCGACGGCAACGCCTTCGGTTCTCCGGTGAAGGTGCTGGAGGACGGGGACTGGGCCTCGCAGCCCGCGCTCGTGCGCATGGGCAGCAGCCTGTACCTCTTCTACAACCAGCCCCGGAGCGACGGCACCGGCTACCGGCTGTGGGTCCGCGCGCTGTCCTCCAGCGGCAAGCCGGGTGCGGGCAAGGAGCTCGCGTCGGTGTCCGGCTTCGCGGGCTACCCGGCGGCGCCGGACGTGCTGCCCTCGGGCGTGCCGCTGATGTGCTTCTTCGGCATCGAGCCGTCCTCCGGCTCCAGCGACCGGCTGTCCTTCTTCTCCATCAACGCGTCGTCGCTCAAGTCCCGGTCCGTCGCGGCGAAGCAGGCCCTGGCCGGCGACGAGGACGACGCGCGCTTCGCCGCCAGCGGCGGCTCCGGGTTCGAACCGCCGCAGGACCCCGGCGCGCTGGCGAGCGCCGCGACGAGCCCCGCACAGCAGGCGATGGCCGCCGGGTGTGGCGGTGGCAGCGCGATGCTCGCGGTGGGCGTGACGTTCTTCCTGATGGAGCGGGGCCGCCGCCGTCGCACGCGGCTGCTGCCCGGCTAG
- the infC gene encoding translation initiation factor IF-3 translates to MIREQRNSSRGPNRDQRTNRRIRAREVRVVGSDGSQLGVMTLEAALERARTEGLDLVEVSPMAKPPVCKIMDYGKFKYEEKKKASDAKRTQVVIQLKEVKLRPKTEEHDYEFKVRNTRRFIEEGNKAKVVIQFRGREITHKELGSAILDDVIKDLKDVAVAEQLPRMEGRQMFMILAPTPKVAQKAREQARQAAAAARKSPPPGAGGKKPQAAGAPGAEGASTAPVESDGASDADDAGPDDAQDSAPATT, encoded by the coding sequence ATCATTCGCGAACAGAGAAACAGCAGCCGCGGTCCCAACCGGGACCAGAGAACCAACCGCCGCATCCGCGCGCGTGAAGTCCGTGTCGTGGGCTCGGATGGTTCGCAGCTCGGCGTCATGACCCTCGAGGCCGCGCTCGAGCGGGCTCGCACCGAGGGGCTCGACCTGGTCGAGGTCAGCCCCATGGCCAAGCCGCCAGTCTGCAAGATCATGGACTACGGCAAGTTCAAGTACGAGGAGAAGAAGAAGGCCTCGGACGCGAAGCGCACACAGGTGGTCATCCAGCTCAAGGAAGTGAAGCTCCGTCCCAAGACGGAGGAGCACGACTACGAGTTCAAGGTGCGCAACACCCGCCGGTTCATCGAAGAGGGCAACAAGGCCAAGGTCGTCATCCAGTTCCGCGGGCGTGAAATCACGCACAAGGAGCTGGGCAGCGCCATCCTCGATGACGTCATCAAGGACCTGAAGGACGTGGCCGTGGCGGAGCAGCTGCCGCGCATGGAAGGCCGGCAGATGTTCATGATCCTGGCCCCCACGCCCAAGGTCGCGCAGAAGGCGCGCGAGCAGGCGCGGCAGGCCGCGGCGGCCGCCCGCAAGTCTCCGCCCCCTGGCGCTGGCGGCAAGAAGCCCCAGGCGGCCGGTGCGCCGGGCGCGGAGGGTGCCTCCACGGCGCCGGTGGAATCCGACGGCGCCAGCGACGCCGACGATGCGGGTCCGGACGACGCGCAGGACTCCGCTCCCGCGACGACCTGA
- a CDS encoding trypsin-like serine protease, with protein MALVARRTRCGGEAPVLLCSGALIAPDVVLTAAHCLAIFGEAGPYEVFLGAQLLPEPGPGGRFVRVTRAVAHPDYVPATHAWDAALLRLAVPVTDVVPFRLPGAGDAPVAPGEVVRAVGYGDTKDATRPAGQRRQGPLQVTGVSGSAFHAGPAPAMTCVGDSGGPVLGGPAGSEVLQGLTVSGDVACRTEAVQVRVDALADFLRPFLAQAPPPAPTAPLPRDALCRETCASDADCPSGLLCVSAGDAPARCLLPALQAGTYGAACTEDSACGTQGMCARLEVDGDAACRCFTPCEATVDPSTPGDEKPGEKGGCDTSAGDLGATLAVLLGLFWRQSHRRIPGGRFRA; from the coding sequence GTGGCCCTGGTGGCCCGCCGCACGCGGTGTGGGGGGGAGGCGCCGGTGCTCCTCTGCTCGGGGGCCCTCATCGCGCCGGACGTGGTGCTGACGGCGGCGCACTGCCTGGCCATCTTCGGTGAGGCGGGCCCCTACGAGGTCTTCCTGGGCGCCCAGCTGCTCCCGGAGCCCGGGCCCGGAGGGCGGTTCGTGCGGGTCACCCGGGCCGTGGCCCACCCGGACTACGTCCCGGCCACGCACGCCTGGGACGCCGCGCTCCTGCGGCTGGCGGTGCCCGTGACGGACGTCGTGCCCTTCCGCCTCCCCGGGGCGGGGGACGCCCCGGTGGCGCCGGGAGAGGTCGTGCGGGCGGTGGGCTACGGGGACACGAAGGACGCCACCCGACCCGCGGGCCAGCGGCGGCAGGGCCCGCTCCAGGTGACGGGGGTGTCCGGCAGCGCCTTCCACGCCGGCCCCGCCCCGGCCATGACCTGCGTAGGGGACAGCGGAGGCCCGGTGCTGGGAGGCCCCGCCGGGAGCGAGGTGCTCCAGGGGCTCACCGTCAGCGGCGACGTGGCCTGCCGGACGGAGGCGGTCCAGGTGCGGGTGGACGCGTTGGCGGACTTCCTCCGCCCCTTCCTGGCGCAGGCCCCGCCTCCGGCACCCACCGCGCCGCTCCCCAGGGACGCCCTCTGCCGGGAGACGTGCGCGAGCGACGCGGACTGTCCCTCGGGCCTGCTGTGCGTCAGCGCCGGGGACGCCCCCGCCCGCTGCCTCCTGCCCGCGCTCCAGGCCGGGACCTACGGCGCGGCCTGCACGGAGGACTCCGCCTGTGGCACGCAAGGCATGTGCGCCCGGCTGGAGGTGGACGGGGACGCCGCCTGCCGCTGCTTCACCCCGTGCGAGGCCACCGTCGACCCGTCGACACCTGGGGACGAAAAGCCCGGGGAAAAAGGCGGCTGTGACACGAGCGCCGGAGACCTGGGTGCTACACTCGCCGTCCTGCTGGGGCTCTTCTGGCGACAGTCCCACCGCAGGATTCCGGGAGGCCGGTTCCGGGCGTGA
- a CDS encoding transglycosylase SLT domain-containing protein yields MDYKIKSGDTLSALAKRFNTDVDSLVKANPNITNKDLIYADANLNIPGSKDEFQAQGVAKGPDLTGGTQGAQSSQAVGDVPPGQVGDWIKQAMDILKANGVPTDKMNPQDIAKIIEHESSGNPNAINLWDSNAQKGTPSIGLMQTIQPTFDAYKLPGHDNIRNPVDNIIAGVRYSIERYGSVSNVPGIQGLNSGSGYVGY; encoded by the coding sequence ATGGACTACAAGATCAAGTCGGGCGACACGCTGAGCGCGCTGGCCAAGCGCTTCAACACGGACGTGGATTCGCTGGTGAAGGCGAACCCGAACATCACCAACAAGGACCTCATCTACGCGGATGCGAATCTCAACATCCCGGGCAGCAAGGATGAGTTCCAGGCGCAGGGTGTCGCCAAGGGGCCGGACCTGACGGGCGGAACGCAGGGGGCGCAGTCCTCGCAGGCCGTGGGTGACGTGCCCCCGGGCCAGGTGGGTGACTGGATCAAGCAGGCCATGGACATCCTCAAGGCCAACGGCGTCCCGACGGACAAGATGAACCCCCAGGACATCGCGAAGATCATCGAGCACGAGTCCAGCGGCAACCCGAACGCCATCAACCTCTGGGACTCCAACGCCCAGAAGGGCACGCCGTCCATCGGCCTGATGCAGACCATCCAGCCCACGTTCGACGCGTACAAGCTCCCGGGCCACGACAACATCCGCAACCCGGTGGACAACATCATCGCCGGCGTCCGCTACTCCATCGAGCGCTACGGCTCCGTGTCCAACGTCCCCGGCATCCAGGGCCTGAACAGCGGCAGCGGCTACGTCGGTTACTGA
- a CDS encoding DUF2267 domain-containing protein has product MAQGHETETEKQERHARRHEAHVRASYAAFIRHLCDLGGMPPALAESAAVSVLSALERRLMPNGARNLESQLPRLLVEFLPPPEERPPRPHRFGREEMVASVAEDLLMPEDQAEVVVRTVLRAVQDQISEGEADKVASNLPSDLQALWRLTQ; this is encoded by the coding sequence ATGGCCCAGGGCCACGAAACCGAAACCGAGAAGCAGGAACGTCACGCGCGGCGGCACGAAGCCCACGTGCGCGCCAGCTACGCGGCGTTCATCCGCCACCTGTGCGACCTGGGCGGCATGCCTCCCGCGCTCGCCGAGTCCGCCGCCGTGTCGGTGCTGAGCGCGCTGGAGCGCCGGCTCATGCCCAACGGGGCGCGCAACCTGGAGTCCCAGCTGCCGCGCCTGCTGGTGGAGTTCCTGCCTCCGCCGGAAGAGCGCCCGCCGCGCCCCCACCGCTTCGGCCGCGAGGAGATGGTCGCGTCCGTGGCGGAGGACCTCCTGATGCCGGAGGACCAGGCGGAGGTGGTGGTCCGCACGGTGCTGCGCGCCGTGCAGGACCAGATTTCGGAGGGCGAGGCGGACAAGGTCGCCAGCAACCTGCCCTCGGACCTGCAGGCCCTCTGGCGCCTCACGCAGTAG
- a CDS encoding HAD-IG family 5'-nucleotidase, with translation MRPHYSGPPPERGLFCNRTLNMRAIKAVGYDMDYTLIHYRVEAWERRAYEYIRDRLVEQGWPVADLTFDPMLAIRGLIIDTAKGNLLKANRFGFVKKALHGSRPMDFEAQREAYTRTVIDLADRRWVFLNTLFSLSEACIYAQLVDRLDAGQLPGPMGYADLYEHVRKNLDATHMQGRLKAEIIADPERYVIDDPETPLALLDQKNAGKKVLLITNSEWAYTEPMMHFAFDRHLPDGMTWRQLFDVVIVSARKPEFFTTRSTLFEVVEVGGEALLRPHSGPPDKNKPYFGGSALELERHLGLSGDEILYVGDHMFGDVHVSKNVLRWRTALILRELEDEVRAIAAFRATELRIGERMLKKERLEAESCQVRLELQRRRHQYGPRSDVPEGDLVTRLTELRAELEALDAELGPMARAASELSNPHWGLLTRAGNDKSHLARQVERYADIYTSRVSNFLFATPFVYLRSPRGSLPHDPSLPGGTPVFTTGDGAGGGSAE, from the coding sequence ATGCGTCCTCACTACTCCGGTCCTCCGCCCGAGCGCGGCCTGTTCTGCAACCGCACCCTCAACATGCGTGCCATCAAGGCCGTGGGTTACGACATGGACTACACGCTCATCCATTACCGCGTGGAGGCGTGGGAACGCCGGGCCTACGAATACATTCGCGACCGGCTGGTGGAGCAGGGCTGGCCCGTGGCCGACCTGACGTTCGACCCGATGCTCGCCATCCGCGGGCTCATCATCGACACCGCCAAGGGCAACCTCCTCAAGGCCAACCGCTTCGGCTTCGTGAAGAAGGCCCTGCACGGCAGCCGCCCCATGGACTTCGAGGCGCAGCGCGAGGCCTATACCCGCACCGTCATCGACCTGGCGGACCGGCGCTGGGTGTTCCTCAACACGCTCTTCTCCCTCTCCGAGGCCTGCATCTACGCGCAGCTGGTGGACCGCCTGGACGCAGGCCAGCTCCCCGGCCCCATGGGCTACGCGGACCTCTACGAGCACGTGCGCAAGAACCTGGACGCCACGCACATGCAGGGGCGCCTCAAGGCCGAAATCATCGCGGACCCCGAGCGCTACGTCATCGACGACCCGGAGACGCCGCTCGCGCTGCTGGACCAGAAGAACGCCGGCAAGAAGGTGCTGCTCATCACCAACAGCGAGTGGGCCTACACCGAGCCCATGATGCACTTCGCCTTCGACCGGCACCTGCCGGACGGCATGACCTGGCGCCAGCTGTTCGACGTGGTCATCGTCAGCGCGCGCAAGCCCGAGTTCTTCACCACGCGCTCCACCCTCTTCGAGGTGGTGGAGGTGGGCGGCGAGGCGCTCCTGCGTCCGCACTCCGGGCCGCCCGACAAGAACAAGCCCTACTTCGGCGGCAGCGCGCTGGAGCTGGAGCGGCACCTGGGCCTGTCCGGCGATGAGATCCTCTACGTGGGCGACCACATGTTCGGCGACGTGCACGTCAGCAAGAACGTGCTGCGCTGGCGCACGGCGCTCATCCTGCGCGAGCTGGAGGACGAGGTGCGCGCCATCGCCGCCTTCCGCGCCACCGAGCTGCGCATCGGCGAGCGCATGCTCAAGAAGGAGCGCCTGGAGGCGGAGAGCTGCCAGGTGCGCCTGGAGCTCCAGCGGCGGCGCCACCAGTACGGCCCGCGCTCGGACGTCCCGGAGGGCGACCTGGTGACGCGCCTCACGGAGCTGCGCGCGGAGCTGGAGGCGCTGGACGCGGAGCTGGGCCCCATGGCCCGCGCGGCCAGCGAGCTGTCCAACCCGCACTGGGGCCTGCTCACCCGCGCCGGCAACGACAAGAGCCACCTGGCGCGGCAGGTGGAGCGCTACGCGGACATCTACACGTCGCGCGTGAGCAACTTCCTCTTCGCCACGCCGTTCGTCTACCTGCGCAGCCCGCGCGGCAGCCTCCCGCACGACCCCAGCCTCCCCGGCGGCACCCCGGTGTTCACCACCGGCGACGGCGCGGGCGGCGGATCCGCGGAGTAG
- a CDS encoding SRPBCC family protein yields MTRRWGLALAAVLVAGVAGAEEEWDTVATTPYLIKVRPRPGTKAKDIWAEGELKASAAQVQTALEDQESYRLFMPYVKESRVVRPTDDGGRLTYTRLDLPVVSSRDYICHVVTESKVAPDGTGVYQQHWKAEPDAFPARRDVVRLRLNEGSWKVEPKGEGTSWAVYKFTVDPAGSIPGFLANMGQKDAVVDTLRAVEKRAKSLSVESPPTK; encoded by the coding sequence ATGACGCGGCGCTGGGGCCTGGCCCTGGCGGCGGTGCTGGTGGCGGGCGTGGCGGGGGCGGAGGAGGAATGGGACACGGTGGCCACCACGCCCTACCTGATCAAGGTGCGGCCCCGTCCGGGGACGAAGGCGAAGGACATCTGGGCGGAAGGGGAGCTCAAGGCGAGCGCGGCGCAGGTGCAGACGGCGCTGGAGGACCAGGAGTCGTACCGGCTCTTCATGCCGTACGTGAAGGAGTCACGGGTGGTGCGGCCCACGGATGACGGCGGGCGGCTCACGTACACGCGGTTGGATCTGCCGGTGGTGTCCTCGCGCGACTACATCTGCCACGTGGTGACGGAGTCGAAGGTCGCGCCGGACGGGACGGGCGTGTACCAACAGCACTGGAAGGCGGAGCCGGACGCGTTCCCCGCGCGCCGGGACGTGGTGCGGCTGCGGCTGAATGAGGGCAGCTGGAAGGTGGAGCCGAAGGGCGAAGGCACCTCCTGGGCCGTCTACAAGTTCACGGTGGACCCCGCGGGTTCCATCCCGGGGTTTCTGGCCAACATGGGGCAGAAGGACGCGGTGGTGGACACGCTGCGCGCCGTGGAGAAGCGGGCGAAGTCGCTGAGCGTGGAGTCGCCTCCCACGAAGTAG
- a CDS encoding DUF5131 family protein, whose protein sequence is MADNSKIEWTDATWNPVRGCVKLSPGCKHCYAETFAERFRGVPGHPYEQGFDLKLIPGKLAEPLRWKASRRVFVNSMSDLFLDDVPEAYIEAVARVMALADWHTFQVLTKRAERMQRLLSTRLAFAARLPNVWWGVSVEDRKYGLPRVKHLRATPARVRFLSIEPLLEDLGWVDFTGIDGVIVGGESGAKARPLDPEWVRSVREQCAAAGVAFFFKQWGGKRKAAAGRVLDGRTYDALPRSTAAPFPDDARRLRLLEEAEALAAPWLSPRVPGGGGVISAAVSP, encoded by the coding sequence ATGGCTGACAACTCCAAGATTGAGTGGACGGATGCGACGTGGAACCCGGTGCGCGGCTGCGTGAAGCTGAGCCCCGGGTGCAAGCACTGCTACGCGGAGACGTTCGCCGAGCGCTTCCGCGGCGTGCCGGGCCACCCCTATGAGCAGGGCTTCGACCTGAAGCTGATCCCGGGGAAGCTCGCCGAGCCGCTGCGCTGGAAGGCATCCAGGCGCGTGTTCGTGAACTCGATGAGCGACCTGTTCCTGGACGACGTCCCGGAGGCGTACATCGAAGCGGTGGCGCGGGTGATGGCGCTGGCGGACTGGCACACGTTCCAGGTGCTGACGAAGCGAGCGGAGCGGATGCAGCGGCTCCTGTCCACGCGGCTCGCGTTCGCGGCGAGGCTGCCGAACGTGTGGTGGGGCGTGAGCGTGGAGGACCGGAAGTACGGCCTGCCGCGCGTGAAGCACCTGCGGGCCACGCCCGCGAGGGTGCGGTTCCTCTCCATCGAGCCGCTGCTGGAGGACCTGGGCTGGGTGGACTTCACGGGCATTGACGGCGTGATTGTCGGAGGCGAGAGCGGCGCGAAGGCGAGGCCGCTGGACCCCGAGTGGGTCCGCTCCGTGCGCGAGCAGTGTGCCGCGGCGGGCGTGGCCTTCTTCTTCAAGCAGTGGGGCGGCAAGCGCAAGGCGGCGGCCGGGCGGGTGCTGGACGGTCGCACGTACGACGCGCTCCCCCGGAGCACGGCGGCGCCGTTCCCCGACGACGCCCGGCGCCTGCGGCTGTTGGAGGAGGCCGAAGCGCTGGCGGCCCCGTGGCTGTCGCCGCGTGTCCCTGGCGGCGGGGGCGTGATCAGCGCCGCCGTTTCACCTTGA
- a CDS encoding LysR family transcriptional regulator, translated as MRDDLSGLMAFLAVAHKRSFTAAAAELQVTPSAVSQSLRALEERVGVRLLQRTTRSVGLTEAGSRFLARLEPAMHGVQDAFESLGELRDRPSGLLRLTLPRFGYQEVLGPRLAEFLAAHPDIRVDIQLDDALVDIVQQGFDAGFRMGELVDREMIAMPVSGDIVMHVVGSPAYFANRGKPKHPRDLRDHDCINYRSRTTGSLYRWGLTDGGRRIEVSVEGRVVFDDSELVLDAAVAGLGLAYVPESRTRKLLAEKRLVRVLEPYSATLPGFFLYYPSRAQVAPKLKALIDFFKVKRRR; from the coding sequence ATGCGCGATGACCTCTCCGGCCTGATGGCGTTCCTCGCGGTGGCTCACAAACGCAGCTTCACCGCCGCCGCGGCGGAGCTTCAGGTCACCCCCTCCGCGGTGAGCCAGAGCCTCCGGGCCCTGGAGGAACGCGTCGGTGTGCGGCTCCTCCAGCGCACCACCCGCAGCGTGGGACTCACCGAGGCCGGCTCGCGCTTCCTCGCGCGGCTCGAGCCCGCGATGCACGGCGTGCAGGATGCCTTCGAGTCCCTCGGCGAGCTGCGCGACCGGCCCTCGGGACTCCTGCGACTGACCCTGCCCCGCTTCGGCTACCAGGAGGTGTTGGGGCCCCGGCTCGCGGAGTTCCTCGCCGCCCATCCCGACATCCGCGTGGACATCCAGTTGGATGACGCGCTCGTCGACATCGTCCAGCAGGGCTTCGACGCGGGCTTCCGCATGGGCGAGCTCGTGGACCGCGAGATGATCGCCATGCCCGTGAGCGGCGACATCGTCATGCATGTGGTCGGCTCGCCGGCCTACTTCGCGAACCGCGGCAAGCCGAAGCATCCTCGCGACCTGCGCGACCACGACTGCATCAACTACCGCAGCCGGACCACCGGCAGCCTCTACCGCTGGGGCCTCACCGACGGCGGCAGACGCATCGAGGTCTCCGTCGAGGGCCGCGTGGTGTTCGATGACTCGGAGCTGGTGTTGGACGCCGCCGTCGCCGGGTTGGGGCTCGCATACGTCCCGGAGAGCCGCACCCGGAAGCTCCTCGCGGAGAAGCGGCTCGTGCGCGTGCTCGAACCGTACTCCGCCACCCTCCCCGGCTTCTTCCTCTACTACCCGAGCCGCGCCCAGGTGGCGCCCAAGCTCAAGGCGCTCATCGACTTCTTCAAGGTGAAACGGCGGCGCTGA
- a CDS encoding oxidoreductase, with product MSAQGNKVWFVTGSSSGFGRSIVEEVIARGERVVATARDPRTLEDLVARAPDRVLAARLDVTRPEQVQEAVTAALKRFGAIDVLVNNAGYTLLGAVEETSDAELRAAFEPLFFGAVAMTRAVLPHMRERRTGTLVQLTSVAGLVTYPGVGAYSAAKHALEGLSESLAKEVAPFGVKVLIVEPGMFRTNLLGPSYRRMPELAAYAESVGPMRAHVAQSAGTQPGDPVKAAKAIVDAVSAGAPTLRLPLGPDAPGAIREKLAQVLEDVNRTEQLALSMGF from the coding sequence ATGAGCGCACAGGGCAACAAGGTCTGGTTCGTCACGGGTTCGTCGTCGGGGTTCGGCCGGAGCATCGTGGAGGAGGTCATCGCAAGGGGGGAGCGCGTCGTCGCGACGGCGAGAGACCCGCGCACGCTGGAGGACCTGGTGGCACGGGCACCGGACCGGGTGCTCGCGGCGCGGCTGGACGTGACGAGGCCGGAGCAGGTGCAGGAGGCCGTCACGGCGGCGCTGAAGCGCTTCGGCGCCATCGACGTGCTGGTGAACAACGCGGGCTACACCCTGCTGGGCGCGGTGGAGGAGACGAGCGACGCGGAATTGCGAGCGGCCTTCGAGCCACTGTTCTTCGGCGCGGTGGCGATGACGCGCGCGGTGCTGCCGCACATGCGGGAGCGGAGGACGGGCACCCTCGTGCAGCTCACGAGCGTGGCCGGGCTGGTCACATACCCGGGAGTGGGGGCGTACAGCGCCGCCAAGCACGCGCTGGAGGGCCTGTCGGAATCGCTCGCGAAGGAGGTCGCGCCATTCGGTGTGAAGGTGCTCATCGTGGAGCCGGGCATGTTCCGCACGAACCTGCTGGGCCCGTCGTACCGGCGGATGCCGGAGCTGGCGGCCTACGCGGAGTCCGTGGGCCCGATGCGCGCCCATGTGGCGCAGTCCGCCGGCACGCAGCCCGGGGACCCGGTGAAGGCGGCGAAGGCCATCGTGGACGCGGTGTCCGCGGGAGCCCCGACCCTGCGGCTCCCCCTGGGGCCGGACGCCCCCGGAGCCATCCGCGAGAAGCTGGCGCAGGTGCTGGAGGACGTGAACCGCACGGAGCAGCTCGCGCTGTCGATGGGGTTCTGA